The proteins below come from a single Haliaeetus albicilla chromosome 22, bHalAlb1.1, whole genome shotgun sequence genomic window:
- the BMERB1 gene encoding bMERB domain-containing protein 1 isoform X1, with protein sequence MARAAAAGPGRAREEEAGGRKRRRGMAGALLRGGVRRFPWLCNVLLYGGLFAAGDAAQQLWRRRRRGQPPDWAQTRRVALVALAFHGNFSYVWLRALERALPGRRPPAVLGKVLCDQLLGAPVAVLAFYTGMSILQRKEDIFSDCKKKFWNTYKTGLMYWPFVQLSNFILVPVYLRTAYTGLCGFVWATFICFSQQSGDGTAKSAFIWLQREKVNADEESSEK encoded by the exons ATGgcgagggcggcggcggcggggccggggcgggcccgCGAGGaggaggcgggcgggcggaaGAGGCGGCGGGGGATGGCCGGGGCGCTGCTGCGCGGCGGGGTGCGCCGCTTCCCCTGGCTCTGCAACGTGCTGCTCTACGGCGGGCTCTTCGCGGCGGGCGACGCGGCCCAGCAGctgtggcggcggcggcggcgggggcagccGCCCGACTGGGCGCAGACGCGGCGCGTAGCGCTGGTGGCCCTCGCCTTCCACGGCAACTTCAGCTACGTCTGGCTGCGGGCGCTGGAGAGGGCGCtgcccggccgccgcccgcctgCCGTCCTCGGCAAGGTGCTCTGCGACCAGCTCCTCGGCGCCCCCGTCGCCGTCCTCGCCTTCTACACGG GTATGAGCAtccttcagaggaaagaagacaTCTTTTCAgactgtaaaaagaaattttggaaCACATATAAG acgGGACTGATGTACTGGCCTTTTGTGCAG CTGTCAAACTTCATTTTGGTCCCTGTTTACCTGCGAACAGCTTACACTGGGCTCTGTGGCTTTGTCTGGGCTACCTTCATTTGCTTTTCCCAACAGAGTGGAGATGGCACAGCAAAGTCAGCATTTATATGGCTCCAAAGAGAGAAGGTCAATGCAGATGAAGAATCATCAGAGAAATAA